The following are encoded together in the Nocardioides thalensis genome:
- a CDS encoding VOC family protein: MSIATSRIQPCLWFDDNLEEAARFYTSIFPNSSIGHLARYTEAGPGAPGTVLAGEFTLDGVTFRGINGGPGLVFTDAISFSVTCRDQSEVDYYWDSLVDGGQESVCGWLKDRFGLSWQIVPTRLYELVSDPDPRRARAATEAMFKMRRIVIADIEAAVDAVPA, translated from the coding sequence ATGAGCATCGCGACGAGCCGGATCCAGCCTTGCCTGTGGTTCGACGACAACCTCGAGGAGGCGGCCCGGTTCTACACCTCGATCTTCCCGAACTCCTCGATCGGCCACCTGGCGCGTTACACCGAGGCGGGTCCCGGCGCGCCGGGGACGGTGCTGGCCGGTGAGTTCACCCTCGACGGCGTCACGTTCCGCGGGATCAACGGCGGCCCGGGGCTGGTGTTCACGGATGCGATCTCGTTCTCGGTGACCTGCCGCGACCAGTCCGAGGTCGACTACTACTGGGACTCGCTCGTCGACGGTGGCCAGGAGTCGGTGTGCGGCTGGCTCAAGGACCGGTTCGGCCTGTCGTGGCAGATCGTGCCGACCCGCCTGTACGAGCTGGTCTCCGACCCCGACCCGCGCCGCGCGCGGGCGGCGACCGAGGCGATGTTCAAGATGCGCAGGATCGTCATCGCCGACATCGAGGCGGCGGTCGACGCCGTACCTGCCTGA
- a CDS encoding SigE family RNA polymerase sigma factor — MDEAGFTEWVEGVERQLLRSAYLLTGDLHRAEDLVQEALVKVALRWRRLRDGNPTAYARTILVRDNISAWRRRWREVTVAEVFVEGGASSDPETELVVRRALARLTPAQRAVVVLRHFDDLTERETAEILGVSIGTVKSQNAAALARLRTGAPELLDLIGGAR, encoded by the coding sequence ATGGACGAGGCAGGGTTCACCGAGTGGGTGGAGGGTGTCGAGCGGCAGCTGCTGCGCTCGGCGTACCTGCTCACGGGTGACCTCCACCGTGCCGAGGACCTGGTCCAGGAAGCGCTGGTCAAGGTGGCTCTGCGTTGGAGGCGGCTGCGCGACGGCAACCCGACGGCCTACGCCCGCACCATCCTGGTCCGCGACAACATCTCCGCCTGGCGGCGTCGCTGGCGGGAGGTGACGGTCGCCGAGGTGTTCGTCGAGGGTGGCGCGTCGTCCGACCCCGAGACCGAGCTGGTCGTACGGCGCGCGCTGGCCCGCCTGACGCCGGCCCAGCGCGCGGTGGTCGTGCTGCGCCACTTCGACGACCTGACCGAGCGCGAGACCGCCGAGATCCTCGGCGTCTCGATCGGCACCGTGAAGAGCCAGAACGCCGCAGCCCTTGCCCGGCTCCGCACCGGTGCCCCGGAGCTGCTCGACCTGATCGGAGGAGCGCGATGA
- a CDS encoding PQQ-dependent sugar dehydrogenase — MRASLAAALAALTLPLLATTAPTQAADDVPPPTSRTALPRLKVTVVRSGLEVPWDVQSIGNGRLLYTERDRGTVTLLRANGDARRVRLRGARIWTEGETGMMSLQVDPRFAKNRRIYTCTGWRAAGGPEVRVVAWRLSDDLRSARRVRTLVDDIAINSAGIHGGCRLLILRDGSLLVGTGDSRVGRNPQRLRSLNGKTLRLDRMTGRPWPGNRWADAKSNKRYVFTYGHRNVQGLAQRGDGSLWSVEHGTDRDDEVNLLRRGGNYGWNPVPGYNESVPMTDFSLPGKQIGARWRSGHPTIATSGATFVGGAGWGRLKGTLAVGVLKGSRLMFVKLDQRGRLEWTRAPKAMRQYGRLRSVTRVGNALLVTTSNGSNDKILRVRPR, encoded by the coding sequence ATGCGCGCCTCTCTCGCCGCCGCCCTCGCGGCCCTCACGCTGCCCCTGCTCGCGACGACCGCTCCGACACAGGCGGCGGACGACGTACCACCGCCGACGAGCCGCACCGCCCTCCCACGGCTGAAGGTCACCGTCGTGCGGTCGGGGTTGGAGGTCCCGTGGGACGTCCAGTCGATCGGCAACGGCCGACTGCTCTACACCGAGCGCGACCGGGGCACGGTCACCCTGCTCCGCGCCAACGGCGACGCGCGCCGGGTGCGGTTGCGCGGCGCCCGGATCTGGACCGAGGGCGAGACCGGGATGATGAGCCTCCAGGTCGACCCCCGCTTCGCGAAGAACCGGCGGATCTACACGTGCACGGGGTGGCGGGCGGCGGGCGGGCCCGAGGTGCGCGTCGTCGCGTGGCGGCTCAGTGACGACCTGCGCTCCGCGCGCCGGGTCCGGACGCTCGTCGACGACATCGCGATCAACAGCGCCGGCATCCACGGCGGCTGCCGCTTGCTGATCCTCCGCGACGGTTCGCTGCTCGTCGGCACCGGTGACTCCCGCGTCGGGCGCAACCCGCAGCGCCTCCGCTCACTCAACGGCAAGACCCTCCGGCTCGACCGGATGACCGGCCGCCCGTGGCCCGGCAACCGGTGGGCGGACGCGAAGAGCAACAAGCGCTACGTCTTCACCTACGGCCACCGCAACGTGCAGGGCCTCGCGCAGCGAGGCGACGGATCCCTGTGGTCGGTCGAGCACGGCACCGATCGCGACGACGAGGTCAACCTCCTCCGCAGGGGCGGCAACTACGGGTGGAACCCGGTGCCGGGTTACAACGAGAGCGTCCCGATGACCGACTTCTCGCTGCCGGGCAAGCAGATCGGCGCCCGCTGGCGGTCCGGCCACCCCACGATCGCGACCTCCGGGGCCACCTTCGTCGGCGGCGCCGGCTGGGGGCGGCTCAAGGGCACGCTCGCCGTCGGCGTGCTGAAGGGATCGCGGTTGATGTTCGTGAAGCTCGACCAGCGCGGCCGGCTGGAGTGGACCCGTGCCCCGAAGGCGATGCGCCAGTACGGGCGTCTCCGGTCGGTCACGCGCGTGGGCAACGCGCTGCTGGTCACGACCTCCAACGGCAGCAACGACAAGATCCTCCGCGTGCGCCCGCGCTGA
- the panB gene encoding 3-methyl-2-oxobutanoate hydroxymethyltransferase, giving the protein MSEEAAPYGGGANPAPAVRKVRTHHLADMKARGEKITMLTSYDMYTARIFDEAGIDILLVGDSAANNVYGNETSLPVTVDELIPLTRAVARSTKRAMVLGDLPFGSYQASPEQAYLTAVRFMKEGLAHAIKLEGGAEMAPTIRKLVEGGIPVCAHIGFTPQSEHALGGYRVQGRGDAAEKVKADARAVADAGAFAVVMEMVPGDIAEQISKELEIVTIGIGAGAGCDGQVLVWTDAMGIRGPDDGKLPRFVKKYADVRGQLLEGAKAYAAEVKSGAFPGPEHTF; this is encoded by the coding sequence ATGAGCGAAGAAGCAGCGCCGTACGGCGGCGGGGCCAACCCGGCTCCCGCGGTACGGAAGGTCCGCACCCACCACCTCGCCGACATGAAGGCGCGCGGCGAGAAGATCACGATGCTGACCTCCTACGACATGTACACCGCGCGGATCTTCGACGAGGCCGGGATCGACATCCTGCTGGTCGGTGACAGCGCGGCCAACAACGTCTACGGCAACGAGACCTCGCTCCCGGTGACGGTCGACGAGCTCATCCCGCTGACGCGCGCCGTCGCGCGGTCGACGAAGCGGGCAATGGTGCTCGGCGACCTGCCGTTCGGCTCCTACCAGGCCTCGCCCGAGCAGGCCTACCTGACTGCGGTGCGGTTCATGAAGGAGGGCCTCGCCCACGCGATCAAGCTCGAGGGCGGCGCCGAGATGGCGCCCACCATCAGGAAGCTCGTCGAGGGCGGCATCCCCGTGTGTGCGCACATCGGGTTCACGCCCCAGTCCGAGCACGCGCTCGGCGGCTACCGCGTCCAGGGTCGCGGCGACGCGGCCGAGAAGGTGAAGGCCGACGCGCGAGCGGTGGCTGACGCCGGTGCGTTCGCCGTGGTGATGGAGATGGTGCCCGGCGACATCGCCGAGCAGATCAGCAAGGAGCTCGAGATCGTCACCATCGGCATCGGCGCCGGCGCCGGCTGCGACGGCCAGGTGCTCGTGTGGACCGACGCGATGGGCATCCGCGGTCCCGACGACGGCAAGCTCCCCCGCTTCGTCAAGAAGTACGCCGACGTGCGCGGCCAGCTCCTCGAGGGCGCGAAGGCTTACGCCGCCGAGGTGAAGTCGGGCGCGTTCCCGGGCCCGGAGCACACGTTCTGA